In Chryseobacterium oranimense, a single window of DNA contains:
- the thiH gene encoding 2-iminoacetate synthase ThiH, with amino-acid sequence MNSFKDVFERYHWDEIKAKLGKVTHSDVLASLQKKHKTLDDFLNLISPVAATELELMAKMTRQLTQKRFGKTIQLYAPMYLSNECQNICTYCGFSLDNNVRRKTLSDTELMIEASVLKSMGVSHVLLVSGEANKTVGISYFLNAVRLLRPHFANISIEVQPLSEEEYLQLHQEGVYSVLVYQETYHQEVYKEYHPKGKKSNFHFRLDTPDRIGRAGIHKIGLGVLLGLEDWRIDSFFNALHIDYLQKQYWKSKFSVSFPRLRPAEGIIEPNFIMEDKDLLQLICAYRIWNEDLEISISTRENEKFRDHIISLGATTMSAASKTNPGGYAVDVESLEQFETSDERSMEEVKNSIRKAGYDPVMKDWDSAYSGI; translated from the coding sequence ATGAACAGCTTTAAAGATGTTTTTGAACGCTATCATTGGGATGAGATAAAAGCTAAGCTAGGAAAAGTTACCCATTCCGATGTCCTGGCCAGCCTTCAGAAGAAACATAAAACCCTGGACGATTTTCTGAACCTGATTTCCCCTGTGGCTGCAACAGAACTCGAATTAATGGCGAAAATGACCCGCCAGCTTACCCAGAAACGTTTTGGGAAAACGATTCAGCTGTATGCGCCGATGTATCTCAGCAATGAATGCCAGAATATCTGTACCTACTGCGGGTTCAGCCTCGATAATAATGTAAGGCGGAAAACTCTTTCTGATACAGAGCTGATGATTGAAGCCTCGGTTTTAAAATCAATGGGAGTCAGTCACGTGCTTTTGGTAAGCGGGGAAGCCAATAAAACAGTAGGGATTTCTTACTTTTTGAATGCTGTTCGCCTGCTGAGGCCTCACTTTGCCAATATTTCAATCGAAGTACAGCCCTTATCCGAAGAAGAATATCTGCAGCTGCATCAGGAAGGCGTTTATTCGGTTTTGGTATATCAGGAAACCTACCATCAGGAAGTATACAAAGAGTATCATCCCAAAGGAAAAAAATCAAACTTTCATTTCAGGTTGGATACGCCGGACAGAATAGGGAGGGCCGGAATTCATAAGATTGGGCTGGGCGTTCTGCTTGGGCTTGAAGACTGGCGGATAGACAGTTTTTTCAATGCCCTTCACATCGATTATCTTCAAAAGCAATACTGGAAAAGTAAATTTTCAGTTTCTTTTCCACGGTTGAGGCCTGCAGAAGGGATCATTGAACCTAATTTCATTATGGAAGATAAAGATCTGCTGCAGCTGATCTGTGCCTACAGAATTTGGAATGAAGATCTCGAAATCTCAATATCCACAAGAGAAAATGAAAAATTCAGGGACCATATTATATCATTGGGTGCCACAACGATGAGTGCGGCTTCCAAAACCAATCCGGGAGGCTACGCTGTAGATGTTGAATCTCTGGAACAGTTTGAAACGAGTGACGAACGCAGCATGGAAGAAGTGAAAAACAGTATCAGAAAAGCCGGCTATGATCCGGTAATGAAAGACTGGGACTCTGCATACAGCGGGATTTAA
- the thiE gene encoding thiamine phosphate synthase: protein MEKLQYISQGQTKAEQENNVRKALDHGIQWVQVRWKNADEGEFFRLCEISKQLCSEYQAVCIINDHVQMAKDIDADGVHLGLKDMSVDMARDILGNHKIIGGTANTISDVLQRINEPCDYIGLGPLRFTSTKEQLSPILGFEGYQDIIEGLKAQSIDIPKIYAIGGVVLQDMELLQQIGIYGAAVSGEITSRPAVISEFKKAMI, encoded by the coding sequence ATGGAAAAATTACAATACATATCTCAGGGACAGACAAAAGCAGAACAGGAAAATAACGTCCGTAAAGCTTTGGACCATGGTATACAGTGGGTGCAGGTCCGTTGGAAAAATGCCGACGAAGGCGAATTTTTTCGCCTCTGTGAAATTTCAAAGCAGCTTTGCTCAGAATATCAGGCCGTTTGTATCATTAATGATCATGTACAGATGGCAAAAGATATTGATGCAGACGGGGTCCATTTAGGATTAAAAGATATGTCTGTTGACATGGCAAGGGATATTCTGGGGAACCATAAAATCATCGGAGGAACGGCTAATACTATTTCAGATGTCCTGCAAAGAATAAATGAACCGTGTGATTATATCGGTTTGGGACCGTTGAGATTCACTTCCACAAAGGAACAGCTGAGCCCGATCCTTGGTTTTGAAGGCTACCAGGATATTATTGAAGGTTTAAAGGCACAGTCAATAGACATTCCAAAAATCTATGCTATCGGAGGTGTTGTTCTTCAAGATATGGAACTTCTTCAGCAAATAGGAATATATGGAGCTGCGGTTTCAGGAGAAATCACCAGCCGCCCTGCCGTCATCAGTGAATTTAAAAAAGCAATGATATGA
- a CDS encoding hydroxymethylpyrimidine/phosphomethylpyrimidine kinase, producing the protein MQTQRPFVMSIAGFDPSGGAGVLADIKTFEQLGVIGLSVCTAMTVQTESRCLSLEWQPLDEIITTISILMKDYPVEAVKIGIVKDATFLKKIVETVRLYHAGVKIIWDPVLKSTSEFSFFDLESLPLLTNILKKIDLITPNYNEYNVLQKYDLFNTSGNSCAVLVKGGHRNDKIGTDILICQGKETSLEPDSHNSSGFYPKHGSGCVLSSAIAAHLAKGETLEAACRKGKLYIEKFLKSNPSLLGFHST; encoded by the coding sequence ATGCAGACACAACGTCCTTTCGTGATGAGTATTGCTGGGTTTGATCCCTCAGGTGGCGCAGGTGTTTTGGCTGATATAAAAACATTTGAGCAGCTTGGTGTAATAGGACTGAGCGTTTGCACAGCAATGACCGTTCAGACGGAATCCCGGTGTTTAAGTTTGGAATGGCAGCCTTTAGACGAGATCATAACAACTATAAGTATCTTAATGAAAGATTACCCTGTTGAAGCCGTAAAAATCGGAATAGTAAAAGATGCCACGTTTCTGAAAAAGATTGTAGAAACGGTACGATTGTATCATGCAGGAGTAAAGATCATTTGGGATCCGGTATTGAAAAGTACCTCAGAGTTTTCTTTTTTTGATCTGGAAAGTTTACCCCTTCTAACGAACATATTAAAGAAGATTGACCTTATTACACCCAATTATAACGAGTATAATGTTTTACAGAAATATGACCTTTTCAATACATCCGGGAATTCCTGTGCGGTCTTGGTTAAAGGAGGTCATAGAAATGATAAGATAGGGACAGATATTCTGATTTGTCAGGGAAAAGAAACTTCATTGGAGCCAGATTCACACAATTCTTCTGGCTTTTATCCCAAGCACGGTTCAGGATGTGTGCTATCTTCGGCCATTGCTGCTCATCTTGCTAAAGGAGAAACCCTTGAAGCAGCCTGCAGGAAAGGAAAATTATACATAGAAAAATTTTTAAAAAGTAACCCTTCCTTACTGGGGTTTCATTCAACTTAA
- a CDS encoding HesA/MoeB/ThiF family protein, protein MSKDIFARYSRQVFIEEIGLEGQRKIINSKVLVIGAGGLGSPVIQYLAAAGVGNLGVADFDEVELHNLNRQIIHTENTVGTAKVKSVELFVKNLNHQVSFTGIDQKINPSNAKEILSQYDIIVDGSDNFSTRYLINDTCTRLGKPLIYGSILGFSGQVAIFNYKGSKNLRDLFPEPPSDEDVPDCDSLGVLGALPGIVGSMMAMNTLKMITELPVQTDQLTLIDTLSWRFQTIDF, encoded by the coding sequence ATGAGCAAAGATATTTTTGCAAGGTACAGCCGGCAGGTTTTTATTGAAGAAATTGGTTTGGAAGGGCAGCGGAAGATCATCAATTCCAAAGTTCTTGTCATCGGTGCAGGAGGTTTGGGAAGTCCGGTTATCCAATATCTCGCAGCTGCAGGTGTTGGAAATTTGGGCGTTGCCGACTTTGATGAGGTTGAGCTTCACAATCTCAACCGCCAGATCATTCACACTGAAAATACCGTTGGAACCGCAAAGGTCAAAAGCGTGGAGCTTTTTGTAAAAAATCTTAATCATCAGGTGAGTTTTACCGGGATTGATCAAAAAATTAACCCTTCCAATGCAAAAGAAATCCTTTCGCAGTACGATATTATTGTGGACGGTTCTGATAATTTTAGCACAAGATATTTAATCAACGATACCTGCACGAGATTGGGAAAACCCCTGATCTACGGAAGTATACTTGGTTTTTCAGGACAGGTTGCTATTTTTAATTACAAAGGAAGCAAGAACCTCAGAGATCTTTTTCCCGAGCCGCCTTCTGATGAAGATGTTCCGGATTGTGACAGTCTCGGAGTTTTGGGGGCACTTCCGGGTATTGTAGGAAGTATGATGGCTATGAATACATTAAAAATGATTACTGAACTCCCCGTACAAACGGATCAGC
- a CDS encoding thiazole synthase has product MNNQKLIIADRIFESRLFLGTGKFGSLSEMTESIIASGSEMVTMALKRIDSGSSEDGLLEAIKPAKVHLLPNTSGARTAKEAVLAAQLAREALETNWVKLEIHPDPKYLLPDPIETLYATEELAKLGFIVMPYIHADPVLCKRLEDAGTAVVMPLGAPIGTNKGLKTLDFLEIIISQSNVPVVVDAGIGAPSDAAKAMEMGADAVLVNTAIAVAQNPVNMALAFKEGVAAGRRAYESGLGAIADHAEASSPLTSFLFE; this is encoded by the coding sequence ATGAACAATCAGAAATTAATAATAGCAGACCGGATTTTTGAATCCAGATTATTTTTAGGAACGGGAAAATTCGGAAGTCTCTCAGAAATGACCGAATCTATTATCGCTTCAGGAAGTGAAATGGTGACCATGGCCTTAAAAAGAATAGATTCGGGATCTTCAGAAGATGGTTTGCTGGAAGCCATAAAACCTGCAAAAGTTCATCTTTTGCCCAATACTTCAGGAGCAAGAACAGCCAAGGAAGCGGTATTGGCGGCACAACTTGCAAGAGAAGCCCTGGAAACAAACTGGGTGAAGCTGGAAATTCATCCCGATCCGAAATATCTTCTTCCTGATCCTATTGAAACCCTTTATGCCACAGAAGAATTAGCCAAACTCGGATTTATCGTGATGCCGTACATTCACGCAGATCCTGTTTTGTGTAAACGTTTGGAAGATGCGGGAACCGCAGTGGTAATGCCTTTGGGAGCACCGATCGGGACCAATAAAGGATTAAAAACATTGGATTTTCTGGAAATTATTATCAGTCAAAGTAATGTTCCCGTAGTGGTAGATGCCGGAATAGGAGCTCCTTCAGATGCTGCGAAAGCAATGGAAATGGGAGCAGATGCAGTACTCGTGAATACAGCAATTGCTGTCGCGCAAAATCCTGTAAATATGGCCCTGGCATTTAAAGAAGGAGTTGCAGCAGGAAGAAGAGCCTATGAATCAGGCTTGGGAGCTATAGCAGATCATGCAGAAGCATCAAGTCCTTTGACCTCCTTTTTATTTGAATAA